From Methanosarcina lacustris Z-7289, one genomic window encodes:
- the psmA gene encoding archaeal proteasome endopeptidase complex subunit alpha: MQMAPQMGYDRAITVFSPDGRLFQVEYAREAVKRGTTAVGIKAADGVVLLVDKRITSRLVEAASIEKIFQIDDHIGAATSGLVADARSLVDRARVEAQVNRVSYDELIGVEVISKKICDHKQTYTQYGGVRPYGTALLIAGVDDNKPRLFETDPSGALLEYKATAIGAGRNAVVEVFEADYREDMNIEAAILLGLDALYKAAEGKLDAGTLEVGVVSLQDKQFRKLGPDEVGNYVQQILEKNKGTENKE; this comes from the coding sequence ATGCAGATGGCACCACAGATGGGTTATGACAGGGCAATTACGGTTTTCAGCCCTGACGGAAGACTTTTCCAGGTAGAATATGCCCGCGAAGCGGTCAAAAGGGGAACGACAGCCGTAGGAATCAAGGCAGCCGATGGGGTAGTGCTGCTGGTTGACAAGCGAATAACGAGCAGGCTTGTGGAAGCCGCATCAATCGAAAAAATATTCCAGATTGATGACCACATAGGAGCCGCGACCTCAGGGCTCGTGGCAGACGCCCGCTCCCTTGTTGACAGGGCTCGTGTAGAAGCCCAGGTAAACAGAGTTTCTTATGACGAACTCATAGGTGTGGAGGTTATCTCCAAGAAAATCTGTGACCACAAGCAGACCTACACCCAATACGGAGGAGTTCGCCCATACGGAACTGCACTCCTGATCGCCGGCGTGGATGACAACAAGCCAAGGCTCTTTGAGACTGACCCCAGTGGCGCTCTTCTCGAGTACAAGGCAACAGCCATAGGTGCAGGCAGAAATGCAGTTGTTGAGGTTTTTGAGGCAGACTACAGAGAAGATATGAATATTGAAGCTGCTATCCTCCTCGGGCTGGATGCACTCTATAAAGCAGCTGAAGGCAAGTTAGATGCCGGAACCCTTGAAGTGGGTGTTGTGTCTCTCCAGGACAAACAATTCAGAAAACTGGGTCCTGATGAAGTTGGGAACTACGTTCAGCAGATCCTTGAGAAAAACAAGGGAACTGAAAACAAAGAATAA
- a CDS encoding ribosome assembly factor SBDS — protein sequence MVSLDEAVTARLKRGSKHFEVLVEPEGALAYKRGEEVSLEDILAVETIFEDANKGDRAAESDIIHSFETTDPFEIAAVILKSGELQLTADQRKRILEEKKKKVIYTISRNAINPQTRAPHPPARIERAMEEAKVHIDPLKSVDQLVAITMKAIRPLIPIRFEEVNIAVKIPPEYAPKAYGDISKAGSITKEEWQRDGSWVAVVRIPAGVQTDFYALINHLTKGEAQTKLL from the coding sequence ATGGTGTCCCTGGACGAGGCAGTGACTGCCCGACTTAAAAGAGGCAGCAAACATTTCGAAGTACTGGTCGAGCCCGAAGGGGCTCTGGCCTATAAGCGAGGAGAGGAAGTAAGCCTCGAAGACATTCTTGCAGTTGAAACTATCTTCGAAGATGCAAACAAAGGGGATCGGGCAGCAGAGTCCGATATAATCCACTCTTTTGAGACAACCGACCCCTTTGAGATTGCTGCCGTGATCCTGAAAAGCGGTGAGCTTCAACTTACCGCCGATCAGAGAAAACGAATTCTTGAAGAGAAAAAGAAAAAGGTTATCTATACCATTTCCAGAAATGCTATAAACCCTCAGACTAGAGCACCGCATCCTCCCGCACGAATCGAAAGAGCGATGGAAGAGGCAAAGGTGCACATAGACCCTTTAAAAAGCGTAGATCAGCTGGTAGCTATTACAATGAAAGCCATTCGCCCGCTTATCCCGATACGCTTTGAAGAAGTCAATATTGCTGTGAAAATCCCTCCCGAATATGCCCCCAAAGCATACGGAGATATTTCCAAAGCCGGAAGCATAACGAAGGAAGAATGGCAGCGTGACGGCTCATGGGTTGCAGTAGTGCGGATTCCTGCTGGAGTCCAGACTGATTTTTACGCTCTTATAAATCATCTCACAAAGGGAGAGGCTCAGACTAAACTTTTATAA
- the rrp4 gene encoding exosome complex RNA-binding protein Rrp4: MDKKIVIPGDLLSENIKKAGYGTYIKNNKIYSSFCGIENLKEDKVGVIPLAGVYIPSVNDVVIGIVIVVTPSNWILNIAAPYDGLLHVSEYPRRVESREMPEIMNVGDSAILRVKDVDSSMKIELALRDPSLHKLKTGQIVEVEPVKVPRVIGHGGSMISMLKKETNCSIFVGQNGRIWIDGKDEDVELLSKAIRKIELEAQRTGLTDRIYNFLKNERIRQKDSKPVTFFQNEKKGATAAKEDHSEDIYRKIDVLLDPMN; the protein is encoded by the coding sequence ATGGATAAAAAAATAGTGATCCCTGGTGACCTGTTATCCGAGAACATAAAAAAAGCCGGATACGGGACGTATATCAAGAACAACAAGATCTATTCTTCGTTTTGTGGTATTGAAAACCTCAAAGAGGATAAAGTTGGAGTGATCCCACTTGCGGGAGTTTATATCCCCTCAGTGAATGATGTGGTGATAGGGATCGTTATTGTGGTTACTCCATCCAACTGGATACTGAATATTGCAGCTCCTTATGATGGCCTGCTCCATGTATCCGAATATCCGAGAAGAGTCGAATCCCGGGAAATGCCTGAAATTATGAACGTAGGCGACTCTGCAATCCTCAGGGTAAAAGATGTAGACAGCTCCATGAAAATCGAGCTTGCTCTGAGGGATCCGAGTCTTCATAAACTCAAAACAGGCCAGATTGTTGAAGTTGAGCCTGTAAAAGTCCCCCGTGTAATAGGACACGGCGGTTCCATGATCTCCATGCTGAAGAAAGAGACAAACTGCAGCATTTTCGTAGGCCAGAACGGCAGAATATGGATCGATGGAAAGGACGAGGATGTAGAGCTTTTGAGTAAGGCTATTCGGAAAATCGAACTCGAAGCCCAGCGTACCGGATTGACAGACCGGATCTACAATTTTTTGAAAAATGAACGGATCAGACAGAAAGATTCCAAGCCTGTTACGTTTTTTCAAAATGAGAAGAAAGGCGCGACTGCAGCAAAGGAAGATCATTCCGAAGATATATACAGGAAGATCGATGTACTGCTGGACCCGATGAATTGA
- the rrp41 gene encoding exosome complex exonuclease Rrp41, producing the protein MSDKPDKLITDDGLRLDGRRADEIRPMKIEIGVLSRADGSCYLEWGRNKILVGVFGPREAHPRRSQRADSAVIRYRYNMASFSTEDRARPGHSRRSIEISKVSREAFEPVIMAELFPKTAIDIFVEVLQADAGTRTAAINAASIALADAGIPMKGLITSCAFGKVDGQIVLDLSKDEDNYGEADFPVAMTQDGEITLVQMDGHLTPEEIKKGMELAKKGCKEILEIQQEVLRKKFETPVEDTVEKAAEIEKEGKKEESVPAPVSAPEAAVEEAVEEIAKFGAEVSEDPSIADVLSSEVIPDFEEELEEDIEVEFEEEEDFEEEKEDDESEEEEFEAESEDDLGEDSGEELEEEEFGPEALEEKEALDDEKEFEASFEGTPELKEFEEIAARLEKEAVSIEAEEEIVLGSEVEEFSKEELSLEEESEVEETSASEEIIEPETEVEPEEASTEAVEAEEEPEEEVSEGPWKVVKDPSEAGNRGEKDE; encoded by the coding sequence ATGAGTGATAAACCTGATAAATTAATCACTGACGATGGGTTGCGCCTTGACGGGAGACGTGCGGACGAAATAAGGCCCATGAAAATTGAGATCGGCGTACTTTCGCGAGCCGACGGTTCATGTTATCTTGAATGGGGCAGGAATAAGATCCTGGTAGGTGTGTTCGGACCCCGGGAAGCTCATCCCCGCCGCAGCCAGCGCGCAGATTCGGCAGTTATCCGTTACAGGTATAATATGGCATCATTCTCCACGGAAGACCGTGCTCGTCCGGGGCACAGTCGGCGGAGCATTGAAATCTCAAAGGTTTCCAGGGAAGCTTTCGAACCTGTGATTATGGCTGAGCTGTTTCCAAAGACAGCAATTGATATTTTCGTGGAAGTGCTTCAGGCCGATGCAGGGACAAGGACAGCAGCAATTAATGCTGCAAGCATAGCTCTTGCAGATGCCGGAATTCCCATGAAGGGCCTTATTACCTCCTGTGCTTTCGGAAAGGTCGACGGGCAGATTGTGCTTGACCTCAGTAAGGATGAGGATAACTACGGTGAGGCTGACTTCCCTGTAGCAATGACCCAGGACGGAGAAATTACTCTTGTCCAGATGGACGGGCACCTTACTCCGGAAGAAATTAAGAAAGGTATGGAGCTCGCAAAGAAAGGGTGCAAGGAGATCCTTGAAATCCAGCAGGAAGTCCTTAGAAAGAAGTTTGAGACTCCTGTTGAGGATACTGTGGAAAAAGCTGCAGAAATTGAAAAGGAAGGCAAAAAGGAAGAGTCCGTACCCGCTCCCGTGTCTGCTCCGGAAGCAGCAGTTGAAGAGGCTGTTGAGGAAATTGCAAAATTCGGAGCAGAGGTGTCAGAAGACCCATCTATAGCCGATGTCCTTTCCAGCGAGGTAATTCCTGATTTCGAAGAAGAGCTTGAGGAAGATATTGAAGTAGAGTTCGAAGAGGAAGAAGATTTCGAAGAAGAAAAAGAGGACGACGAATCCGAAGAAGAGGAATTTGAGGCTGAATCTGAAGATGATTTAGGAGAAGATTCAGGAGAAGAACTCGAAGAAGAGGAATTTGGACCGGAAGCTCTTGAAGAAAAGGAAGCTCTTGACGATGAAAAGGAATTTGAAGCCTCTTTTGAAGGTACTCCCGAACTCAAAGAGTTTGAAGAAATTGCAGCCAGGCTTGAGAAAGAAGCTGTTTCCATAGAAGCCGAAGAGGAAATCGTACTCGGGTCTGAAGTTGAGGAATTTTCCAAAGAAGAACTTTCCCTTGAAGAAGAATCTGAAGTGGAGGAAACCTCTGCTTCAGAAGAAATTATTGAGCCTGAAACAGAGGTAGAACCCGAGGAAGCTTCCACTGAAGCAGTAGAGGCAGAAGAAGAGCCTGAAGAA